In one Streptomyces sp. NBC_01288 genomic region, the following are encoded:
- a CDS encoding MFS transporter, producing the protein MDTSESTDSGTEPESQKESQKDREPATGPRRGWRRWAMDTRPLQIPAYRRLWSSTIVTAVGSQLTAVAVPKQIYDITGSSAWVGAASMAGLVPLIVFALWGGSLADSMDRRKLLLITNSGIAVTSVLFWVQAAIGLNSVTALMVLLAMQQAFWGLNAPARNASIARLVPAEQLPAANALGSTVMQTGQVLGPLLAGALIPVIGLPELYLIDALALCVTLWAVVKLPSLPPLESATPRRAGWREIVAGFRYISLHKVLLLSFLADIIAMVFGMPRALFPQLAAQTYAPYGEGLALGMLFAAIPIGAVVGGLFSGTFSRARRHGWMVIGAVVAWGAAITGFGLSSNLWIGVVFLAAAGVADMVSMVFRGAILLSAATDEMRGRMQGVFTVVVAGGPRLADVLHGTAGSALGPRTAVAGGGILVIVIMLALAAAVPALRRYRI; encoded by the coding sequence GTGGACACGAGCGAGAGCACCGACAGCGGCACGGAACCCGAGTCTCAGAAAGAGTCGCAGAAGGACCGGGAACCGGCGACGGGCCCCCGGCGCGGCTGGCGCCGCTGGGCGATGGACACCCGCCCCCTGCAGATCCCCGCCTACCGCCGCCTGTGGTCCTCGACCATCGTCACGGCCGTCGGCAGCCAGCTCACCGCCGTCGCCGTACCCAAGCAGATCTACGACATCACCGGCTCCTCCGCCTGGGTCGGCGCCGCCAGCATGGCCGGCCTGGTGCCGCTCATCGTGTTCGCGCTGTGGGGCGGCTCGCTCGCCGACAGCATGGACCGCCGCAAACTGCTGCTGATCACCAACAGCGGCATAGCCGTGACCTCGGTGCTGTTCTGGGTCCAGGCCGCCATCGGGCTCAACTCGGTGACCGCGCTGATGGTGCTGCTCGCCATGCAGCAGGCCTTCTGGGGTCTCAACGCGCCCGCCCGCAACGCCTCCATCGCCCGCCTGGTCCCCGCCGAGCAGCTGCCCGCGGCCAACGCCCTCGGCTCGACCGTCATGCAGACAGGGCAGGTCCTCGGACCGCTCCTCGCGGGCGCCCTCATCCCGGTCATCGGCCTGCCCGAGCTGTATCTCATCGACGCGCTGGCCCTGTGCGTCACGCTCTGGGCGGTCGTCAAGCTGCCCTCGCTGCCACCCCTGGAGTCCGCGACCCCGCGCCGCGCGGGCTGGCGGGAGATCGTCGCGGGCTTCCGCTACATCTCGCTGCACAAGGTGCTGCTGCTCTCCTTCCTCGCCGACATCATCGCGATGGTCTTCGGCATGCCCCGCGCCCTGTTCCCACAGCTCGCCGCCCAGACCTACGCGCCCTACGGCGAGGGTCTCGCCCTCGGCATGCTGTTCGCGGCGATCCCGATCGGGGCGGTGGTCGGCGGACTGTTCTCCGGCACGTTCTCGCGGGCGCGGCGGCACGGCTGGATGGTGATCGGCGCGGTCGTCGCCTGGGGCGCGGCCATCACCGGCTTCGGGCTGAGCAGCAATCTGTGGATCGGCGTGGTCTTCCTGGCCGCGGCAGGGGTCGCCGACATGGTCTCCATGGTGTTCCGCGGGGCGATCCTGCTGTCCGCCGCCACCGACGAGATGCGCGGCCGTATGCAGGGCGTCTTCACCGTCGTGGTGGCCGGTGGCCCGCGCCTCGCCGACGTGCTGCACGGCACGGCCGGTTCGGCCCTCGGCCCGCGTACGGCGGTCGCCGGCGGCGGCATCCTGGTCATCGTCATCATGCTGGCGCTGGCCGCCGCCGTCCCGGCGCTGCGCCGCTACCGCATCTGA
- a CDS encoding cyclic nucleotide-binding domain-containing protein, translating into MTKAIKLLTALPQAQRERLMEVAQEVSFAEDSRIFEAGGTADRFWVVRSGAVSLDQRVTAQQRVTVATLGAGDLLGWSWLFPPYEWDFGAEAFSAVRAYEFDAAAVLALSVEDPLLGLSLVRIVAEILAHRLAMTRSKLMEHYAIHRPV; encoded by the coding sequence ATGACCAAAGCGATAAAACTGCTGACCGCCCTGCCCCAGGCCCAGCGCGAACGGCTGATGGAGGTCGCGCAGGAGGTCTCGTTCGCCGAGGACTCCAGGATCTTCGAGGCGGGCGGCACGGCCGACCGCTTCTGGGTCGTCCGCTCCGGTGCCGTCTCGCTCGACCAGCGGGTCACCGCGCAGCAGCGGGTCACCGTGGCCACGCTCGGCGCGGGCGACCTGCTCGGCTGGTCGTGGCTGTTCCCGCCGTACGAGTGGGACTTCGGCGCGGAGGCGTTCAGCGCCGTGCGGGCTTACGAGTTCGACGCGGCGGCCGTCCTCGCGCTGAGCGTGGAGGATCCGCTGCTCGGGCTCTCCCTGGTCCGCATCGTCGCGGAGATCCTCGCGCACCGGCTGGCGATGACCCGGAGCAAGCTGATGGAGCACTACGCGATCCATCGGCCGGTCTGA
- a CDS encoding FUSC family protein, protein MRAVGRAAWARVRYRVAASDPGLLRLTAGLRTVASIALTLTVLSLVRASVPHLVAGAMAAMVSTFAIREKQRTQQAVTLALGLPVALASVSLSALLNSRVIAGDVFFVLLIFGAVYSRRFGDRGTALGLIGFQIYFLSLFVGATVSALPRLYGVLGVAFACSALVRFALVPETPTGTLDRLRRAFRARFAQLVTAQLALLDAGPDDMEKALTDVREGTARLHETALLIQGRLEDGTADETVARLVQRRIADAEVAAERLGLLLLTARSAERGHTLTLHLPGAPVPAGDPLPRQDEVTDTLRRDLEALRLLVLRPAGTDSGTGLAHVRNRLLGYREEENLPPASDAVQDVFRGIGEAGRAVLGLRIAVDGPQDESEDTPATTRSREELDAEDVAIAGSEEAEQEDAERTGLRRPTTRAAVQVAVGSSLAIIGGEFLSSQRWYWAVLTCWIVFINTSSTGEILVKGYRRLLGTVLGVVAGIGLAGLVGHHTWTAFALVLLFIFAMFYTAPLSYTLMSFFVTAMLGLLYTLLHTYSASVLLLRIEETALGAACGVVAAALVLPVHTDRRTNELLGTVLERLTDVTEAAVDQLSGGAPAELLDKARDLDQALADLSASTQPLTHPITPLRARRDTARYVVALLETCAYHARYLAATAELLPTHPSIAADPRLREAGRRIVHNIGVIGAHVSDGDAVGEIETGPSIASLLRPGTPGTPRYGRVTDRVLRHLQRLDEAVTGLARPLDVPIAAPVK, encoded by the coding sequence GTGAGGGCAGTGGGACGGGCGGCGTGGGCACGGGTGCGGTATCGCGTCGCGGCGTCCGATCCCGGACTGCTGCGGCTGACGGCCGGGCTGCGGACGGTGGCCTCGATCGCCCTCACGCTGACCGTGCTCTCCCTGGTGCGGGCCTCGGTACCGCATCTGGTCGCCGGGGCGATGGCGGCGATGGTCTCCACGTTCGCCATCCGCGAGAAGCAGCGCACCCAGCAGGCGGTGACGCTCGCGCTGGGGCTGCCGGTGGCGCTGGCCTCGGTGTCGCTGAGCGCGCTGCTGAACTCGCGGGTCATCGCCGGTGACGTCTTCTTCGTCCTGCTGATCTTCGGCGCGGTCTACAGCCGCCGGTTCGGCGACCGCGGCACGGCCCTCGGTCTGATCGGCTTCCAGATCTACTTCCTGTCCCTGTTCGTCGGCGCGACCGTCTCCGCACTGCCGCGGCTCTACGGCGTGCTCGGCGTCGCCTTCGCGTGCAGTGCGCTGGTGCGGTTCGCGCTGGTGCCGGAGACGCCCACCGGGACGCTTGACCGGCTGCGGCGGGCGTTCCGGGCGCGGTTCGCCCAACTCGTCACCGCGCAGCTCGCGTTGCTCGACGCCGGTCCCGACGACATGGAGAAGGCCCTCACCGACGTACGGGAGGGCACCGCGCGCCTGCACGAGACGGCGCTGCTGATCCAGGGGCGGCTGGAGGACGGGACCGCCGACGAGACGGTGGCGCGGCTCGTGCAGCGCCGTATCGCGGACGCCGAGGTGGCCGCCGAACGGCTCGGTCTCCTGCTGCTCACCGCCCGGAGCGCCGAGCGGGGCCACACGCTGACCCTGCATCTGCCGGGCGCGCCCGTGCCCGCCGGTGATCCGCTGCCCCGGCAGGACGAGGTGACCGACACGCTGCGCCGCGATCTGGAGGCGCTGCGTCTGCTGGTCCTGCGGCCGGCGGGGACGGACTCGGGCACCGGGCTGGCGCATGTGCGCAACCGGCTGCTGGGCTATCGCGAGGAGGAGAACCTGCCGCCCGCCTCGGACGCCGTGCAGGACGTGTTCCGGGGCATCGGTGAGGCCGGGCGTGCGGTGCTGGGGCTGCGGATCGCCGTGGACGGGCCGCAGGACGAGTCGGAGGACACGCCCGCGACGACCCGCTCCCGCGAGGAGCTGGACGCGGAGGACGTCGCCATCGCGGGCAGCGAGGAGGCCGAGCAGGAGGACGCGGAGCGCACGGGGCTACGGCGGCCGACGACGCGGGCGGCCGTTCAGGTCGCGGTCGGATCCTCGCTGGCCATCATCGGCGGCGAGTTCCTGTCCAGTCAGCGCTGGTACTGGGCGGTGCTGACCTGCTGGATCGTGTTCATCAACACCTCGTCCACGGGCGAGATCCTCGTCAAGGGCTACCGGCGGCTGCTGGGCACGGTCCTGGGTGTCGTGGCCGGTATCGGTCTCGCGGGCCTGGTCGGGCATCACACCTGGACGGCGTTCGCGCTGGTGCTGCTGTTCATCTTCGCGATGTTCTACACGGCACCGCTGTCGTACACCCTGATGTCCTTCTTCGTCACCGCGATGCTGGGCCTGCTCTACACGCTGCTGCACACCTACAGCGCGTCGGTGCTGCTGCTGCGGATCGAGGAGACGGCGCTCGGCGCGGCCTGCGGGGTGGTCGCGGCGGCGCTGGTGCTGCCGGTGCACACGGACCGCCGTACGAACGAGCTGCTCGGCACCGTGCTGGAGCGGCTCACGGATGTCACCGAGGCCGCCGTCGACCAGCTCAGCGGCGGGGCCCCGGCCGAACTGCTCGACAAGGCACGGGACTTGGACCAGGCGCTGGCCGATCTGAGCGCGTCCACGCAGCCGTTGACGCACCCGATCACGCCGTTGCGGGCGCGGCGGGACACGGCGCGGTACGTCGTCGCGCTCCTGGAGACCTGCGCGTATCACGCGCGGTATCTGGCGGCGACCGCCGAACTGCTGCCCACGCATCCGTCGATAGCGGCCGATCCCCGGCTGCGTGAGGCGGGGCGCCGGATCGTGCACAACATCGGGGTGATCGGCGCCCATGTCTCCGACGGGGACGCCGTCGGCGAGATCGAGACCGGGCCGAGCATCGCGTCCCTGCTGCGGCCCGGGACACCGGGGACACCGCGCTACGGGCGCGTCACGGACCGTGTGCTGCGGCATCTGCAACGTCTCGACGAGGCCGTGACCGGCCTGGCCCGGCCGCTCGACGTGCCGATCGCGGCGCCGGTGAAGTGA
- a CDS encoding NAD(P)/FAD-dependent oxidoreductase: protein MNTVTRPRILVVGAGFAGVECVRRLERKLTPEEADVTLVTPFSYQLYLPLLPQVASGVLTPQSIAVSLRRSKKYRTRIIPGGAIGVDIKAKVCVIRTINDEIVNEPYDYIVLSPGSITRTFDIPGLTDHAFGMKTLAEAAYIRDHVITQLDLADASDDPAEKASRLQFVVVGGGYAGTETAACLQKLTHAAVKRYPRIDPGLIKWHLIDIAPKLMPELGDKLGKSAQEILTKRGIDISLGVSIAKAGPEEVTFTDGRVVPTRTLIWTAGVVASPLIATLGAETVRGRLAVTADMNLPGHDGVFALGDAGAVPDEAKGGDGAICPPTAQHAMRQGKVVAENVIATLRNQPLKQYVHKDLGLVVDLGGKDAVSKPLGIELRGFPAQVVARGYHWSALRTNVAKVRVATNWTLNALAGDDFVRTGFQARKPATLKDFEYTDSYLSAEQVRDRVEGSGIQEP from the coding sequence ATGAACACCGTGACACGACCGAGGATCCTGGTGGTTGGCGCAGGCTTCGCAGGAGTGGAGTGCGTTCGCCGCTTGGAGAGGAAACTGACCCCGGAGGAAGCCGACGTCACGCTGGTGACGCCGTTCTCCTACCAGCTCTATCTGCCCCTGCTGCCCCAGGTCGCCTCCGGCGTCCTGACCCCGCAGTCGATCGCCGTCTCGCTGCGCCGCAGCAAGAAGTACCGGACGCGGATCATCCCGGGCGGCGCGATCGGTGTGGACATCAAGGCCAAGGTCTGTGTGATCCGCACGATCAACGACGAGATCGTGAACGAGCCCTACGACTACATCGTGCTCTCCCCCGGCAGCATCACCCGCACCTTCGACATCCCCGGGCTGACGGATCACGCCTTCGGGATGAAGACCCTCGCGGAGGCCGCCTACATCCGCGACCACGTGATCACGCAGTTGGACCTCGCGGACGCGAGCGACGACCCGGCGGAGAAGGCGTCGCGGCTCCAGTTCGTGGTCGTGGGCGGTGGTTACGCCGGTACGGAGACGGCCGCCTGTCTGCAGAAGCTGACGCATGCCGCGGTCAAGCGCTACCCGCGGATCGACCCGGGTCTGATCAAGTGGCACCTGATCGACATCGCGCCGAAGCTCATGCCTGAGCTGGGCGACAAGCTCGGCAAGAGCGCGCAGGAGATCCTCACCAAGCGCGGCATCGACATCTCCCTGGGTGTCTCGATCGCGAAGGCGGGGCCGGAGGAGGTCACCTTCACGGACGGGCGCGTGGTGCCGACCCGCACGCTGATCTGGACGGCCGGTGTGGTCGCCAGCCCGCTCATCGCCACGCTGGGCGCGGAGACGGTGCGGGGTCGGCTCGCGGTCACCGCCGACATGAACCTGCCCGGACACGACGGTGTGTTCGCGCTCGGTGACGCAGGCGCGGTGCCGGACGAGGCCAAGGGCGGGGACGGCGCGATCTGCCCGCCGACCGCGCAGCACGCCATGCGGCAGGGCAAGGTGGTCGCCGAGAACGTGATCGCGACGCTCCGCAACCAGCCCCTGAAGCAGTACGTCCACAAGGACCTCGGGCTGGTCGTGGACCTCGGCGGCAAGGACGCGGTGTCCAAGCCGCTCGGCATCGAGCTGCGCGGTTTCCCCGCCCAGGTCGTGGCCCGCGGCTATCACTGGTCGGCGCTGCGCACGAACGTCGCCAAGGTCCGGGTCGCGACGAACTGGACGCTCAACGCGCTGGCCGGCGACGACTTCGTGCGCACCGGCTTCCAGGCCCGCAAACCGGCCACGCTGAAGGACTTCGAGTACACCGACTCGTATCTGTCGGCGGAGCAGGTACGGGACCGCGTCGAAGGGTCCGGGATCCAGGAGCCGTAG
- a CDS encoding methyltransferase domain-containing protein: MSHTQPDPGSGFRTQNIDAGNVTRLVAALDIQEANPGVRRLRAWAHEALAPGNGERVLDVGAGTGSTTRELAAAVGPDGSALGVEPNPGLRAVAEERAASDGNPARFTDGDALSLPVPDASVDVVWCERVLQHLAEPDKAVAEMARVLRPGGRVALLDTDWATTILHPGDPEVTAAFTSGALTGAANPYSGRRLVGQLSAAGLVVDDRGSQALLQDHRSVAWPLIRMLGESAVRRGALTEAQRDRAYADLTEAAERGALHMSVTMFAVVAHRPE; the protein is encoded by the coding sequence ATGTCGCACACTCAGCCCGATCCGGGGTCAGGCTTCCGCACCCAGAACATCGACGCCGGCAACGTGACGCGGCTGGTGGCCGCGCTCGACATCCAGGAAGCCAATCCAGGCGTACGACGACTGCGCGCATGGGCGCACGAGGCACTCGCCCCGGGCAACGGGGAACGCGTTCTCGACGTCGGGGCCGGCACCGGCTCGACCACCCGTGAACTGGCCGCGGCCGTGGGCCCGGACGGATCGGCGCTCGGCGTCGAGCCCAACCCCGGGCTGCGTGCCGTCGCCGAGGAACGCGCCGCGTCGGACGGGAACCCGGCCCGTTTCACGGACGGCGACGCGCTGTCCCTGCCCGTGCCCGACGCCTCCGTGGACGTCGTCTGGTGCGAACGGGTGCTCCAGCACCTCGCGGAACCGGACAAGGCCGTCGCCGAGATGGCCCGCGTCCTGCGCCCCGGCGGACGCGTGGCGCTGCTCGACACCGACTGGGCGACCACGATCCTGCACCCGGGCGACCCCGAGGTCACGGCCGCGTTCACCTCCGGCGCCCTCACCGGGGCGGCCAATCCCTACTCGGGACGCCGGCTCGTCGGCCAGCTCAGCGCCGCCGGACTCGTCGTCGACGACCGCGGCTCGCAGGCACTGCTCCAGGACCACCGGTCGGTGGCCTGGCCGCTGATCCGCATGCTCGGCGAGTCCGCGGTCCGCCGCGGCGCCCTGACCGAGGCCCAGCGCGACCGCGCCTACGCCGACCTCACCGAGGCCGCGGAGCGCGGCGCGCTGCACATGTCCGTCACGATGTTCGCGGTCGTGGCCCACCGCCCGGAGTGA
- a CDS encoding AMP-dependent synthetase/ligase: MRDFAVAPPPTSTTLNGGLADSIFETAVLHPTLPLIARKQDPSSTEWEEVTAVELRDEVVDLAKGLIASGISPGSRVAIMARTRYEWTVLSHALWAVGAEVVPVHPTSSREQVEWILRDANCVAVVVEDEQGIMTVGTVCAALPLLRHVWQLDSGALAQIMERGTYIPQTTVDSLRRIVMPDSTAVIAYTSGTSGRPMGCALSHRSLANPCDTLLAGWSHTAAPPGEQPAVLAFLPFSHVYGLMIQGLCMRGGWLMAHEPEMTEAALVSALRTFRPTYLYAVPSIFEKIYKNFLRTAQQTGRGALFERAASTARDFAAAEERQRLGRGSGPGFDLRLQHAVFERTVYRKLRSALGGRVVRATSGGSPLNRELSLFYSGIGILVHDGYGLTETAGGITMQPLGREKIGTVGQALPGTEIRVAEDGEILVHGPSVFQGYINDERATRAVMHAGWLATGDIGRLDTEGYLTITGRKKDIIITSSGKSVAPAALENRLRMHPLIHQAVVVGDDRPCVGALLTLDPEFVAHWRAGLALQSDARGREAREENALREEITRAVAAANSPVGRAESIRVFRVLPHPFDVAGGLLTPSMKLRRDAIVRHYAFEIDAMYQARARAPQQSAEEQLAGWDDADNVFR; the protein is encoded by the coding sequence ATGCGCGACTTCGCCGTCGCTCCACCCCCCACCTCCACCACCCTCAACGGCGGCCTCGCCGACAGCATCTTCGAGACCGCGGTCCTCCATCCCACCCTCCCCCTGATCGCACGCAAGCAGGACCCGTCCTCCACCGAGTGGGAGGAGGTGACGGCCGTGGAGCTGCGGGACGAAGTCGTCGATCTGGCAAAGGGGTTGATCGCCTCCGGGATATCGCCGGGCAGCCGGGTCGCGATCATGGCCCGTACCCGTTACGAGTGGACCGTGCTCAGCCACGCCCTGTGGGCGGTCGGCGCCGAGGTGGTGCCGGTGCATCCGACGTCCTCGCGCGAGCAGGTCGAGTGGATACTCCGGGACGCCAACTGTGTGGCCGTGGTCGTGGAGGACGAGCAGGGCATCATGACCGTCGGCACGGTGTGTGCCGCGCTGCCGCTGCTGCGGCACGTCTGGCAGCTGGACTCCGGGGCGCTGGCCCAGATCATGGAGCGGGGCACGTACATCCCGCAGACCACGGTCGACTCGCTGCGCCGGATCGTGATGCCGGACTCGACCGCGGTCATCGCCTACACCTCGGGCACCTCGGGCCGCCCCATGGGCTGCGCGCTGAGCCACCGCAGTCTGGCCAACCCCTGCGACACGCTGCTCGCGGGCTGGTCGCACACGGCGGCGCCGCCCGGGGAACAGCCGGCCGTGCTGGCCTTCCTGCCCTTCTCGCACGTGTACGGGCTGATGATCCAGGGGCTGTGCATGCGCGGCGGCTGGCTGATGGCGCACGAGCCGGAGATGACCGAGGCGGCGCTGGTGTCGGCGCTGCGCACCTTCCGGCCGACCTATCTGTACGCGGTGCCGTCGATCTTCGAGAAGATCTACAAGAACTTTCTCCGTACGGCCCAACAGACGGGCCGCGGCGCCCTGTTCGAGCGTGCCGCCTCGACCGCGCGGGACTTCGCCGCGGCCGAGGAGAGACAGAGACTCGGCCGGGGTTCGGGCCCCGGTTTCGATCTGCGACTCCAGCACGCCGTGTTCGAGCGGACGGTGTACCGCAAGCTGCGGTCGGCACTGGGCGGCCGGGTGGTCCGCGCGACGTCGGGCGGTTCTCCCCTGAACCGTGAACTGTCCTTGTTCTACTCGGGTATCGGCATCCTCGTGCACGACGGCTACGGCCTCACGGAGACCGCCGGCGGGATCACGATGCAGCCGCTGGGCCGGGAGAAGATCGGCACGGTGGGGCAGGCGCTGCCGGGCACGGAGATCCGGGTCGCGGAGGACGGGGAGATCCTGGTGCACGGGCCCTCGGTGTTCCAGGGCTACATCAACGACGAGCGGGCGACCCGGGCCGTGATGCACGCGGGCTGGCTGGCCACCGGGGACATCGGGCGGCTGGACACCGAGGGGTATCTGACGATCACCGGCCGCAAGAAGGACATCATCATCACCAGCAGCGGCAAGAGTGTCGCGCCCGCCGCGCTGGAGAACCGGCTGCGGATGCACCCGCTGATCCATCAGGCGGTGGTCGTCGGCGACGACCGTCCCTGTGTGGGGGCACTGCTCACGCTGGACCCGGAGTTCGTGGCGCACTGGCGGGCCGGTCTCGCGCTCCAGAGCGACGCGCGGGGCCGGGAGGCGCGGGAGGAGAACGCGCTGCGGGAGGAGATCACGCGGGCTGTGGCGGCCGCCAACAGCCCTGTGGGGCGCGCCGAGTCGATCCGGGTGTTCCGGGTGCTCCCGCATCCGTTCGACGTCGCGGGCGGGCTGCTGACGCCGTCGATGAAGCTGCGCAGGGACGCGATCGTGCGGCACTACGCGTTCGAGATCGACGCGATGTACCAGGCACGCGCGCGTGCCCCGCAGCAGTCGGCGGAGGAACAACTCGCGGGCTGGGACGACGCGGACAACGTGTTCCGCTGA
- a CDS encoding aminotransferase class V-fold PLP-dependent enzyme encodes MNAVDLGELRARDFGYLDAEGHTYLDYTGAGLAPTSLVRASAERITGGVFGNPHSESPASRASGDLLARARAAVLRHFHADPAEYTVVFTANATAALRLIGESYPFAPGGRLVMLLDNHNSVNGLREYARAGGAKTEYVPVHGQELAIDEQRLHTALTARRRRHGRGLLAYPAQSNFTGVRHSLDWIDTAHERGYDVLLDAAAFVPTNPLDLSRHHPDFTVVSWYKVFGYPTGIGSLVVRREALARLRRPWFSGGTIYAASAQAQWHVLADGEAAFEDGTVNFLSIPDITAGLEWIDTIGMDRVHDHVTRLTAQLLSGVAELRHTDGTPMTRVYGPTDTGPTRGGTVALNLLDAAGRVIDERVVSQDSADHRISLRYGCFCNPGAGEAAFALPLRSLRSAARKPLGSLEEYLDVLGLPSAGAVRVSVGVSSQPRDVETFLDFVASTYRDRVPTVAGLADRAGC; translated from the coding sequence ATGAACGCGGTGGATCTCGGCGAGTTGAGGGCGCGGGACTTCGGTTACCTGGACGCCGAAGGGCACACCTATCTCGACTACACGGGCGCCGGACTCGCCCCGACCTCCTTGGTCCGGGCCAGTGCCGAGCGCATCACCGGAGGAGTCTTCGGCAACCCCCACTCGGAGAGCCCCGCCTCCCGCGCCTCGGGCGACCTGCTCGCCCGGGCCCGCGCCGCGGTGCTCCGGCACTTCCACGCGGACCCGGCCGAGTACACGGTGGTGTTCACCGCGAACGCGACGGCCGCGCTGCGCCTGATCGGCGAGTCGTACCCGTTCGCCCCCGGCGGCCGGCTCGTGATGCTCCTCGACAACCACAACTCCGTGAACGGATTACGGGAGTACGCGCGAGCGGGCGGCGCGAAAACGGAGTATGTCCCGGTCCACGGCCAGGAGTTGGCGATCGACGAGCAGCGCCTGCACACCGCGCTGACGGCCCGCAGGCGCCGCCACGGACGCGGACTCCTCGCCTACCCGGCACAGAGCAACTTCACCGGCGTACGGCACTCCCTGGACTGGATCGACACAGCCCACGAACGCGGCTACGACGTCCTGTTGGACGCCGCCGCCTTCGTGCCGACGAACCCCCTGGACCTGTCCCGCCACCACCCGGACTTCACCGTGGTCAGCTGGTACAAGGTGTTCGGCTACCCCACCGGCATAGGCAGCCTCGTCGTCCGCCGCGAGGCCCTCGCCCGACTCCGCCGCCCCTGGTTCTCCGGCGGCACCATCTACGCCGCGAGCGCCCAGGCACAGTGGCACGTCCTCGCGGACGGCGAGGCCGCCTTCGAGGACGGCACCGTCAACTTCCTCTCCATACCCGACATCACGGCCGGCCTGGAGTGGATCGACACCATCGGCATGGACCGCGTCCACGACCACGTGACCCGCCTGACCGCCCAACTCCTCTCGGGCGTCGCCGAGTTACGCCACACCGACGGCACCCCGATGACCCGCGTCTACGGCCCCACCGACACCGGCCCCACCCGCGGCGGCACCGTCGCCCTCAACCTCCTCGACGCGGCCGGCCGCGTGATCGACGAACGCGTCGTCTCCCAGGACAGCGCCGACCACCGCATCTCGCTCCGCTACGGCTGCTTCTGCAACCCGGGCGCGGGGGAGGCGGCGTTCGCGCTGCCGTTGCGCAGCCTGCGCTCGGCGGCCCGCAAGCCGCTGGGCTCCCTGGAGGAGTACCTGGACGTACTGGGGCTGCCGTCGGCAGGTGCGGTACGGGTCTCAGTGGGCGTCTCCTCGCAGCCAAGGGATGTGGAAACGTTTCTGGACTTCGTCGCGAGCACGTACCGGGACCGGGTGCCGACGGTGGCCGGCCTCGCGGACAGGGCGGGCTGCTGA